Proteins encoded in a region of the Anopheles aquasalis chromosome 2, idAnoAquaMG_Q_19, whole genome shotgun sequence genome:
- the LOC126570521 gene encoding uncharacterized protein LOC126570521 isoform X2 produces MMRPSTLDIRTNYHDGCYTFMRDIYRCWKTRTESCDHRSCIEMLFSDLQQSLSKKQVRDIEFTMKTVTRPVPSACTTSIAQQLSSSATPLHSSPPSASLTDAVDTVAASQQEQQPRQSNGQLNHHHQPPPQQQQPQRPERLTFGEFTAIASCTKCFGRQSSFHAMRVRNGEDTGSAGALASASDATTLEPSAAGPEVFLGGSCNPTTWRADVAIPTLDQLGISFYNPQVSHWTPDLIELEHRAKEKAKVLFFVLDSQTRSTAGAIEVAHIAGQNSKYLLLVLLPYSSRQKILNETLSEDEYMDLMSNQLILRQLVLRRGLPVLDSIPLALQRVKEVLLGNCYLQPPLNLASRLISLRRTFERVATDVSTIQIDLGQCQRALRGLGYPETVTTPGNLQNILLCYEEVTGRSVQTDHIRHGRVAQILISFEEFCIIDACVSILMLDFYEHNCTSPIKGTNLQQPPVYLTDLQAWNQSNAELSPFETDASKSPRKFVLPNRNGDTPAIPSLPNGVTREPSETLETSPLGRPVDVLTNVAKDDDDTTTPTLPSNTAVTLPPATGVVCSDPRAFTFDGDSIDDDDPMLGRIEARDVYLGGSCWLKTSWRQRWAFPLLKRHNLSYYVSALHESFGSCSNTDASDGGEKNQQSDPQRTLRHDAAMLDACRIVIFAITNETRSLAPMTMAAHYIGLGYNVVLCVQMLSTSETSSPTHHSTLSPSAIKDYNRGRAYLIDLAKRHGIPVYEGLEETFESVIKRLTSNCTPV; encoded by the exons ATGATGCGCCCCAGCACGCTGGATATCCGAACAAACTACCACGATGGCTGCTACACGTTCATGAG AGATATTTACAGATGCTGGAAAACTCGAACGGAATCATGCGACCACCGATCGTGCATTGAAATGCTCTTCAGCGATTTGCAGCAGTCGCTGTCGAAGAAACAGG TGCGCGATATCGAGTTTACTATGAAAACAGTCACAAGACCGGTTCCGAGCGCGTGCACAACAAGCATTGCACAGCagctgtcgtcgtcggccacacCACTCcattcatcaccaccatccgcctCGTTGACCGATGCTGTTGATACTGTGGCAGCCAGTCAACAAGAACAGCAACCGCGCCAGAGCAACGGTCAactgaatcatcatcatcaaccgccaccgcagcagcagcaaccgcaacgacCGGAACGGTTAACTTTCGGTGAATTCACAGCGATAGCATCCTGTACGAAATGTTTTGG CCGACAGTCATCGTTTCACGCCATGCGGGTACGCAATGGAGAGGACACTGGTAGTGCTGGTGCGTTAGCGTCAGCGAGCGATGCGACAACCCTGGAACCATCAGCGGCTGGTCCGGAAGTGTTTCTGGGGGGTTCGTGCAATCCAACCACGTGGCGGGCAGACGTGGCCATCCCGACGCTAGACCAGCTGGGTATTTCTTTCTATAATCCG CAAGTATCACACTGGACACCAGATCTGATCGAGCTCGAGCATCGGGCCAAGGAGAAGGCGAAGGTACTGTTTTTCGTGCTCGACTCCCAGACCCGTTCCACGGCCGGGGCGATCGAGGTGGCGCACATCGCCGGTCAGAACTCGAAATAtttattgcttgttttgcTGCCGTACTCCAGCAGACAGAAAATTCTCAATGAAACCCTCTCAGAAGA TGAGTACATGGATCTCATGAGTAATCAGTTAATTCTAAGACAACTGGTCCTGCGCCGCGGTTTACCGGTGCTAGACAGTATTCCTTTGGCGTTGCAGCGGGTCAAAGAGGTCCTACTCGGTAACTGCTACCTGCAGCCGCCCCTCAATCTAGCATCACGATTAAT CTCGCTGCGCCGTACGTTCGAGCGCGTGGCGACCGATGTGAGCACGATCCAGATCGATCTGGGGCAGTGTCAGCGGGCGCTGCGTGGCTTAGGCTACCCGGAAACGGTGACCACGCCGGGTAACCTGCAGAACATATTGCTCTGCTACGAGGAGGTAACGGGGCGTAGCGTGCAAACCGACCATATACGGCATGGCCGGGTGGCCCAGATACTTATTAGCTTCGAGGAGTTCTGTATTATCGATGCGTGCGTCTCGATTTTGATGCTCGATTTCTATGAACACAACTGCACCTCACCCATCAAGGGTACAAACCTACAGCAACCTCCGGTATATCTAACGGATTTACAAG CATGGAATCAAAGCAACGCAGAGCTATCACCGTTTGAAACCGATGCCTCCAAGAGTCCTCGAAAGTTTGTGCTGCCGAATCGAAACGGCGATACCCCGGCGATACCATCGCTCCCGAATGGAGTGACCCGCGAGCCCAGTGAAACATTGGAAACCAGCCCGTTAGGACGACCGGTGGACGTACTAACTAATGTGGCgaaagatgatgacgatacaACGACGCCAACGTTGCCTAGCAACACCGCCGTTACACTACCACCGGCcactggtgtggtgtgctcgGATCCGCGTGCATTTACCTTCGATGGTGActccatcgacgacgatgatccgATGCTGGGCCGGATCGAGGCCCGTGATGTTTACCTTGGCGGAAGCTGTTGGCTTAAGACGAGCTGGCGGCAACGGTGGGCATTTCCCCTGTTGAAGCGGCACAACCTCAGCTACTACGTGTCGGCACTGCATGAAAGTTTCGGCAGCTGCAGTAACACCGACGCCAGTGACGGCGGAGAGAAGAACCAGCAAAGCGATCCGCAGCGTACACTGCGTCACGATGCCGCCATGCTCGACGCCTGTCGGATCGTAATCTTTGCGATCACTAATGAAACACGATCTTTGGCTCCCATGACAATGGCCGCCCACTATATTGGTCTAGGGTACAACGTAGTACTGTGCGTGCAGATGCTGTCTACCAGTGAAACGTCGTCACCGACGCATCATTCAACG CTATCACCATCCGCCATCAAGGATTACAACCGTGGGCGAGCCTACCTGATCGATCTAGCCAAACGGCACGGCATTCCAGTGTACGAGGGCCTGGAGGAAACGTTCGAAAGCGTTATCAAACGGCTAACTAGCAACTGTACCCCTGTCTGA
- the LOC126570521 gene encoding uncharacterized protein LOC126570521 isoform X1: MNTCFKSLTAVMMRPSTLDIRTNYHDGCYTFMRDIYRCWKTRTESCDHRSCIEMLFSDLQQSLSKKQVRDIEFTMKTVTRPVPSACTTSIAQQLSSSATPLHSSPPSASLTDAVDTVAASQQEQQPRQSNGQLNHHHQPPPQQQQPQRPERLTFGEFTAIASCTKCFGRQSSFHAMRVRNGEDTGSAGALASASDATTLEPSAAGPEVFLGGSCNPTTWRADVAIPTLDQLGISFYNPQVSHWTPDLIELEHRAKEKAKVLFFVLDSQTRSTAGAIEVAHIAGQNSKYLLLVLLPYSSRQKILNETLSEDEYMDLMSNQLILRQLVLRRGLPVLDSIPLALQRVKEVLLGNCYLQPPLNLASRLISLRRTFERVATDVSTIQIDLGQCQRALRGLGYPETVTTPGNLQNILLCYEEVTGRSVQTDHIRHGRVAQILISFEEFCIIDACVSILMLDFYEHNCTSPIKGTNLQQPPVYLTDLQAWNQSNAELSPFETDASKSPRKFVLPNRNGDTPAIPSLPNGVTREPSETLETSPLGRPVDVLTNVAKDDDDTTTPTLPSNTAVTLPPATGVVCSDPRAFTFDGDSIDDDDPMLGRIEARDVYLGGSCWLKTSWRQRWAFPLLKRHNLSYYVSALHESFGSCSNTDASDGGEKNQQSDPQRTLRHDAAMLDACRIVIFAITNETRSLAPMTMAAHYIGLGYNVVLCVQMLSTSETSSPTHHSTLSPSAIKDYNRGRAYLIDLAKRHGIPVYEGLEETFESVIKRLTSNCTPV, encoded by the exons ATGAATACATGCTTCAAAT CTCTTACCGCGGTCATGATGCGCCCCAGCACGCTGGATATCCGAACAAACTACCACGATGGCTGCTACACGTTCATGAG AGATATTTACAGATGCTGGAAAACTCGAACGGAATCATGCGACCACCGATCGTGCATTGAAATGCTCTTCAGCGATTTGCAGCAGTCGCTGTCGAAGAAACAGG TGCGCGATATCGAGTTTACTATGAAAACAGTCACAAGACCGGTTCCGAGCGCGTGCACAACAAGCATTGCACAGCagctgtcgtcgtcggccacacCACTCcattcatcaccaccatccgcctCGTTGACCGATGCTGTTGATACTGTGGCAGCCAGTCAACAAGAACAGCAACCGCGCCAGAGCAACGGTCAactgaatcatcatcatcaaccgccaccgcagcagcagcaaccgcaacgacCGGAACGGTTAACTTTCGGTGAATTCACAGCGATAGCATCCTGTACGAAATGTTTTGG CCGACAGTCATCGTTTCACGCCATGCGGGTACGCAATGGAGAGGACACTGGTAGTGCTGGTGCGTTAGCGTCAGCGAGCGATGCGACAACCCTGGAACCATCAGCGGCTGGTCCGGAAGTGTTTCTGGGGGGTTCGTGCAATCCAACCACGTGGCGGGCAGACGTGGCCATCCCGACGCTAGACCAGCTGGGTATTTCTTTCTATAATCCG CAAGTATCACACTGGACACCAGATCTGATCGAGCTCGAGCATCGGGCCAAGGAGAAGGCGAAGGTACTGTTTTTCGTGCTCGACTCCCAGACCCGTTCCACGGCCGGGGCGATCGAGGTGGCGCACATCGCCGGTCAGAACTCGAAATAtttattgcttgttttgcTGCCGTACTCCAGCAGACAGAAAATTCTCAATGAAACCCTCTCAGAAGA TGAGTACATGGATCTCATGAGTAATCAGTTAATTCTAAGACAACTGGTCCTGCGCCGCGGTTTACCGGTGCTAGACAGTATTCCTTTGGCGTTGCAGCGGGTCAAAGAGGTCCTACTCGGTAACTGCTACCTGCAGCCGCCCCTCAATCTAGCATCACGATTAAT CTCGCTGCGCCGTACGTTCGAGCGCGTGGCGACCGATGTGAGCACGATCCAGATCGATCTGGGGCAGTGTCAGCGGGCGCTGCGTGGCTTAGGCTACCCGGAAACGGTGACCACGCCGGGTAACCTGCAGAACATATTGCTCTGCTACGAGGAGGTAACGGGGCGTAGCGTGCAAACCGACCATATACGGCATGGCCGGGTGGCCCAGATACTTATTAGCTTCGAGGAGTTCTGTATTATCGATGCGTGCGTCTCGATTTTGATGCTCGATTTCTATGAACACAACTGCACCTCACCCATCAAGGGTACAAACCTACAGCAACCTCCGGTATATCTAACGGATTTACAAG CATGGAATCAAAGCAACGCAGAGCTATCACCGTTTGAAACCGATGCCTCCAAGAGTCCTCGAAAGTTTGTGCTGCCGAATCGAAACGGCGATACCCCGGCGATACCATCGCTCCCGAATGGAGTGACCCGCGAGCCCAGTGAAACATTGGAAACCAGCCCGTTAGGACGACCGGTGGACGTACTAACTAATGTGGCgaaagatgatgacgatacaACGACGCCAACGTTGCCTAGCAACACCGCCGTTACACTACCACCGGCcactggtgtggtgtgctcgGATCCGCGTGCATTTACCTTCGATGGTGActccatcgacgacgatgatccgATGCTGGGCCGGATCGAGGCCCGTGATGTTTACCTTGGCGGAAGCTGTTGGCTTAAGACGAGCTGGCGGCAACGGTGGGCATTTCCCCTGTTGAAGCGGCACAACCTCAGCTACTACGTGTCGGCACTGCATGAAAGTTTCGGCAGCTGCAGTAACACCGACGCCAGTGACGGCGGAGAGAAGAACCAGCAAAGCGATCCGCAGCGTACACTGCGTCACGATGCCGCCATGCTCGACGCCTGTCGGATCGTAATCTTTGCGATCACTAATGAAACACGATCTTTGGCTCCCATGACAATGGCCGCCCACTATATTGGTCTAGGGTACAACGTAGTACTGTGCGTGCAGATGCTGTCTACCAGTGAAACGTCGTCACCGACGCATCATTCAACG CTATCACCATCCGCCATCAAGGATTACAACCGTGGGCGAGCCTACCTGATCGATCTAGCCAAACGGCACGGCATTCCAGTGTACGAGGGCCTGGAGGAAACGTTCGAAAGCGTTATCAAACGGCTAACTAGCAACTGTACCCCTGTCTGA